A region of the Vigna unguiculata cultivar IT97K-499-35 chromosome 9, ASM411807v1, whole genome shotgun sequence genome:
AAATAGGCTACAATTATGTTGTAAGTACACTTAAAAGCAAAACAATCTTAAAGAGAAAATGAGGTCAACAATGCTTAAATGTATAACTATAGTGTCGGTCATATATTTGTTGAATCAGAATGCTCATTGTGAACTGCAGGTTGGGTTTTACAGCTACTCATGTGGTATGGCTGAGTTCATTGTCAAGGATGAAGTCAGAAAAGCTGTCAGTACTAATCCTGGGTTTGCTGCTGGGCTTGTAAGAATGCATTTTCATGATTGCTTTATTAGAGTAAGTgattatatgaagccatttgtTATATACATTATTTAGTAACAGTGAAATCTGCTACTCAGCTTCTTTCTTTAGTAAAAACTTTTACCGCTTTGTTAATTTTTCTAGGGGTGTGATGCATCAGTGCTTCTTGATTCCACTCCCTCAAACACTGCAGAGAAAGACTCTCCCGCAAATAAACCAAGTCTTCGAGGGTACGAAGTCATTGATCATGCCAAGGCTAAACTTGAAGCAGTGTGTCCAGGGATTGTTTCTTGTGCTGACATTCTGGCATTTGCAGCAAGGGACAGTGTTGAGTTCGTAAGTGTGTGTACTTTGTTCTAGAAACATTTCTGAAAGCAAGGAAATGAACTTAACCATTTCTTGAATTATGCAGGCTGGAGGGCTTGGTTATGATGTTCCAGCAGGTAGAAGAGATGGCAGAATCTCACTAGCTTCTGATACAAGAACAGAGTTACCTCCTCCAACCTTCAATGTAAACCAGCTCACTCAACTCTTCGCAAGGAAGGGATTAACACAAGATGAAATGGTCACCCTCTCAGGTATGCAAGAGCTTCAACATATGGTTTTCTTATAGCTTAAATCTGCTAATGGCATGTATTTTGTTCATGCAGGAGCACACACAATTGGCCGTTCTCATTGCTCAAGTTTCAGCAATAGATTGTACAATTTCAGTGCCAGTTCTAGACAGGATCCAAGTTTAGATCCCTCGTATGCAGCATTGCTGAAGCGGCAATGTCCACAAGGCAGCACAAACCCAAACTTGGTGGTTCCAATGAACCCTTCAAGTCCTGGAATTGCAGATGTAGGCTACTATGTTGACATATTATCAAACCGAGGCCTGTTCACATCTGATCAGACACTGTTAACTGATGCTGAAACAGCCAGCCAGGTGGAGCAGAATGCCAGGGATAGCTATCAGTGGGCAAGCAAATTTGCTGATGCAATGGTGAAGATGGGTCAAATCAGTGTCTTAACAGGTAATGCTGGAGAGATTAGAACAAATTGCAGGGTGGTTAGTAGCTAACAATAGGGGTGAGGGAAGTACCTGCAGCAAATTAAGATTTACATATTTTAAGTCATGTTTCTAGTGGAGGGTTTTTTCCTCCTGCTTCATTACAGAGCACGTAACTTCGcttctgttttatttttgttctttttgttcGCGAAACTTGCCTTCACCTGTCGCTGAATCAGTCCTGTGTTTGCCCCTAAAAATTGATAGCTTGTCGTGTGTAGCAAGAATTCACTCACGTTACCACAATCAATTTCCAAGATCGTCCAATCACAATGCCTCGCTATCGACAACCGACAAACTTTTGTCCTAAGCTAGATATCGAGGACAAATGCTAAATTAGTATATTACACGTTTAACAATATATCAAACAATAATTACTTGAATGTGCTTTTGttgttttaaacatttaaatggACAAATGacatcttatatttttaaaattaattcaatttaatccaaGCGTAACATCAGCAAAGACTGCAAAAAACTCCTTCTCCTGGATCGATGGTATCCCATTTCCAAAGGTCTGAGACATGAGCCTTCAAAGGTAGCACGTATGGATCCAATAAACCAAACTGTATATAGCAGGAATTAAACATGTAACACTTAGGTCTAAACTCTCAAGGGCACATTATAGAGCTCAGAGAAggctattataaataaaacaacaaaataatatatcattcaTCATCATATAGTACCACAAATCTTAGATAGCAACAAAATTATAAGGTAAACACAACCATATGGACCAGTGATACGGTTTGAGTACCATGAAATAATAAGGATGGCATTTAGTTCCAAAATCATCCCCaaaaatcaacaacaacaaagaagAACATAAACAGAAACTAAGTAGTGAGCTCCATGATAGCACCAACAATGTCCCCGTCGTGAGTCTTGAGGGCCTTGACAGCCTTGCTTCTAGATACTCCTGCCTGGGTCATCACCAAATCAATGTCATGAGGTTCAACACCAGTCTCATCaacctcctcctcttcttcagGCTGCGCTGCTGCAGCTGCAGCATCTTGATCTTGTTTTGCCAGCACGGATCCCACATCTGGCATCCTGAACTGTTGAGCAGCCTGTGTCTGCAATTGAGAGCTCAAGTCCTCTATTTTTGCCTCCCCAAATATGACATAGGTCTCAGAATTT
Encoded here:
- the LOC114164268 gene encoding peroxidase 5-like, which codes for MRSTMLKCITIVSVIYLLNQNAHCELQVGFYSYSCGMAEFIVKDEVRKAVSTNPGFAAGLVRMHFHDCFIRGCDASVLLDSTPSNTAEKDSPANKPSLRGYEVIDHAKAKLEAVCPGIVSCADILAFAARDSVEFAGGLGYDVPAGRRDGRISLASDTRTELPPPTFNVNQLTQLFARKGLTQDEMVTLSGAHTIGRSHCSSFSNRLYNFSASSRQDPSLDPSYAALLKRQCPQGSTNPNLVVPMNPSSPGIADVGYYVDILSNRGLFTSDQTLLTDAETASQVEQNARDSYQWASKFADAMVKMGQISVLTGNAGEIRTNCRVVSS